The Bernardetia litoralis DSM 6794 genome includes a window with the following:
- a CDS encoding lysophospholipid acyltransferase family protein, with the protein MIPFFIKLLARLPLWFLYRVSDLLFVVVYYGKLYRKKVVLSNLAIAFPEKTQQEREKIAKAFYRNFCDFIIETIKSFHISKEEVMKRTRPIGNTLQIAETLAKNKQSIIALVTHHFSWEWVSMACSAELETVVSPVYKQLANKEIDKLIYQMRSQFGAVPLEMRISNREIIKPKDVSTAYILVADQTPAGHNAQYWTNFFGREVPFFVGVARLAPQANLPVYFVRITKPKRGHYVYNLEPVIEPPYNTDEKGQDFSILDEYAKIIEDAVRKSPENWLWTHKRWKRMKK; encoded by the coding sequence ATGATTCCATTTTTTATAAAGCTTTTAGCTCGTCTTCCTCTTTGGTTTTTGTATAGAGTTTCAGATTTACTTTTTGTAGTGGTTTACTATGGAAAATTATACCGTAAAAAGGTGGTTTTGAGTAATTTGGCAATTGCTTTTCCTGAAAAAACACAGCAGGAAAGAGAAAAAATTGCAAAGGCTTTTTATAGAAATTTTTGTGATTTTATTATCGAAACTATAAAGTCATTTCATATTTCAAAAGAAGAAGTCATGAAACGTACTCGTCCAATAGGAAACACATTGCAAATCGCTGAAACTCTAGCCAAAAATAAGCAATCAATAATCGCTTTGGTAACGCATCATTTTAGTTGGGAATGGGTAAGTATGGCGTGTTCGGCAGAACTTGAAACGGTGGTTTCGCCTGTTTATAAGCAATTAGCAAACAAAGAAATTGATAAATTAATTTATCAAATGCGTTCTCAATTTGGAGCAGTTCCATTAGAAATGAGAATTTCGAATAGAGAAATAATAAAGCCAAAAGACGTTTCGACGGCTTATATTTTAGTAGCTGACCAAACTCCAGCAGGACATAATGCACAATATTGGACAAATTTTTTTGGAAGAGAAGTTCCATTTTTTGTGGGTGTAGCTCGTCTTGCTCCTCAAGCTAATTTGCCTGTTTATTTTGTTAGGATTACAAAGCCAAAACGAGGACATTATGTGTATAATTTAGAACCTGTGATAGAACCTCCTTATAATACAGATGAAAAAGGACAAGATTTTTCTATTCTTGATGAGTATGCCAAAATTATAGAAGATGCTGTTCGTAAATCACCTGAAAACTGGCTTTGGACACACAAGCGTTGGAAAAGAATGAAGAAATAA
- a CDS encoding DUF72 domain-containing protein, producing the protein MEFGKLQDIRNVDFTLPDDHLETEAFLSKLEPTQKPVIRIAAPVWGTPEWKGIWYPKKAKPTDFLYHYSRQFDSIELNVTHYQIPPAERVLKWKEMTPKGFLFCPKIYKGISHHKQLVDCEELTAIFCDRMALFGDRLGICFLQLPPHFLPQKAEVLINYLENFPAETRLAIEFRHKDWFDYPNEEIREAVREVFSVMRRYGFIALMTDVAGRRDVMHMRLTSETMVLRLVGNALDKTDYERMEDWIERMDKWTKEGLKEFHFWLHQPDNIKTAEMAVFLIQKLKEKGYSDINPPKEIREQSKKNDMPSLF; encoded by the coding sequence ATGGAATTTGGAAAATTGCAAGATATAAGAAATGTAGATTTTACGCTGCCCGACGATCACCTAGAAACAGAAGCATTTCTATCAAAATTAGAACCTACTCAAAAACCAGTTATTCGAATTGCTGCTCCTGTTTGGGGAACACCTGAATGGAAAGGAATTTGGTATCCCAAAAAAGCAAAACCTACTGATTTTTTGTATCATTATTCTCGTCAGTTTGATTCTATTGAACTTAATGTAACTCATTATCAAATTCCACCAGCAGAGCGAGTTTTGAAGTGGAAAGAGATGACTCCTAAAGGTTTTTTATTTTGTCCCAAAATTTATAAAGGAATAAGTCATCACAAACAACTTGTAGATTGTGAAGAACTGACAGCTATTTTTTGTGATAGAATGGCACTTTTTGGAGATAGATTAGGGATTTGTTTTTTACAACTTCCTCCTCACTTTTTGCCACAAAAAGCTGAGGTTTTAATAAATTATTTGGAAAACTTTCCTGCTGAAACTCGCCTAGCGATAGAATTTCGCCATAAAGATTGGTTCGATTATCCTAATGAGGAAATTAGAGAAGCTGTAAGAGAAGTTTTTTCAGTCATGCGTCGTTATGGTTTTATTGCTCTTATGACAGACGTTGCTGGTAGGCGTGATGTAATGCACATGCGACTGACTTCTGAAACGATGGTTCTGCGTTTGGTGGGAAATGCGTTAGATAAAACGGATTATGAACGAATGGAAGACTGGATAGAAAGAATGGATAAGTGGACAAAAGAAGGCTTAAAAGAATTTCATTTTTGGCTACATCAACCTGATAATATCAAAACGGCAGAAATGGCTGTTTTTCTTATTCAAAAATTGAAAGAGAAAGGATATTCTGATATAAATCCACCAAAGGAAATTAGAGAACAAAGTAAAAAAAATGATATGCCTTCGCTTTTTTAG
- a CDS encoding RNA-binding protein, with the protein MKQILLQFVFVLLCVFTLTSCFELREEVYIKKDGSGTYSLTVDLSGRKQEIALTTSLTDSTNEEKNFVANIESVIQKSSESFSEIGGITHVEYNTDYENYLTGFSFDFDNVESLTAALNQLNTEPAPSKSAFEFSKKTFERNNTHYLQPLLDRAKERQKTAEDEATKRFQDYVFESASYVFIVRTEGKIKKYSNKKATYSSDDKNEVVLNYSFSGLLSGRANLDNKMKLK; encoded by the coding sequence ATGAAACAAATATTGCTGCAATTTGTGTTTGTACTACTTTGTGTTTTTACGCTTACCTCTTGTTTTGAGCTTCGTGAAGAAGTTTATATCAAAAAAGATGGCTCTGGAACATACTCCCTTACCGTTGATTTGAGTGGAAGAAAACAAGAAATTGCTCTTACTACTTCGCTTACAGATTCTACTAATGAAGAAAAAAACTTTGTCGCTAATATTGAAAGTGTTATTCAAAAAAGTAGCGAGAGTTTTTCCGAAATTGGAGGAATTACACACGTTGAGTACAATACAGATTACGAAAATTACTTGACAGGTTTTAGCTTTGATTTTGATAATGTAGAATCACTTACGGCTGCTCTCAATCAACTCAATACTGAACCTGCACCTTCAAAATCAGCTTTTGAGTTTTCGAAAAAAACTTTTGAAAGAAATAATACACATTACCTTCAACCACTTTTGGATAGAGCAAAAGAACGTCAAAAAACAGCAGAAGACGAAGCGACAAAACGTTTTCAAGATTATGTTTTTGAGTCTGCTTCTTATGTTTTTATTGTTCGAACAGAAGGAAAAATTAAAAAATATTCAAATAAAAAAGCAACTTATTCTTCAGATGATAAAAATGAAGTTGTTTTAAATTATAGCTTTTCAGGGCTTCTTTCTGGTAGAGCTAATTTAGATAATAAAATGAAATTGAAATAA
- a CDS encoding efflux RND transporter periplasmic adaptor subunit, which translates to MKTNIIYSILFLCSIFLFWSCKKTSTTDIHVHDDKNHSHDKEIMEDKNHSFFTNEQIQKLGIEIDSSYSKSIPTIIEATGTIHLPPQNKALVGSVLGGKIKKILIHEGDYVKKGQTIAILENPEAIKMQQEYFTVSARLIMLESDLERQKSLQSQDATTEKIVQQAQAELEMAKSQKAGLKAQLQMINLSTNSLSSSSISSTFSVLAPISGMTHNIVGQLGEFIDANKSMVDILNEDHLHIEILVYEKDIDAIKEKQKVTFIPYNSSHAKPVEAIVYSISNTIDPVTKTVSIHAEIKQKLSTILRDGTLGKIKIESEGTNRATLPKDALVQTRENFFVFIQKNKTDKGSEFEKIEVELYAQDKTEFQFSIKDNSINKSISELAFITKGAYYLNASSAETVGHSH; encoded by the coding sequence ATGAAAACTAACATCATATATTCAATCCTTTTTCTATGTTCTATTTTCCTTTTTTGGAGTTGTAAGAAAACTTCTACGACGGATATACACGTTCATGATGATAAAAATCATTCTCATGATAAAGAAATTATGGAAGATAAAAATCATTCTTTTTTTACGAATGAACAGATTCAAAAACTAGGAATTGAAATTGATTCTTCTTACTCAAAATCAATTCCTACAATTATTGAAGCCACAGGAACAATTCATTTACCTCCACAAAATAAGGCATTGGTGGGAAGTGTTTTGGGAGGAAAAATCAAGAAAATTTTGATTCATGAAGGCGATTATGTCAAAAAAGGACAAACGATTGCTATCCTTGAAAATCCAGAAGCAATCAAAATGCAACAAGAATATTTTACTGTTTCAGCTCGTTTGATAATGTTGGAATCTGATTTGGAACGTCAAAAAAGTTTGCAAAGTCAAGATGCCACTACTGAAAAAATTGTACAACAAGCACAAGCAGAATTAGAGATGGCAAAATCTCAAAAAGCAGGTTTGAAAGCTCAACTTCAAATGATTAATCTATCTACAAACTCACTTTCATCAAGTTCTATTTCTTCTACTTTTTCAGTTCTTGCACCTATTTCAGGAATGACACATAATATTGTCGGACAACTTGGAGAATTCATAGATGCAAATAAATCTATGGTAGATATTTTGAATGAAGACCATTTACATATCGAAATTTTGGTCTATGAAAAAGATATTGATGCAATTAAGGAAAAACAAAAAGTAACTTTTATTCCTTACAACTCTTCTCATGCAAAGCCTGTCGAAGCTATTGTTTATTCCATTTCTAATACCATTGACCCAGTTACCAAAACAGTAAGCATACACGCAGAAATCAAACAAAAACTTTCTACTATTTTGCGAGATGGAACATTAGGCAAGATAAAAATTGAAAGCGAAGGAACAAATAGAGCAACTTTACCAAAAGATGCCTTAGTTCAAACAAGAGAGAATTTTTTTGTTTTTATTCAGAAAAATAAAACAGACAAAGGAAGTGAATTTGAGAAAATTGAAGTAGAATTATATGCACAAGATAAAACTGAATTCCAATTTTCGATTAAAGATAATTCTATCAATAAATCTATTTCTGAATTAGCTTTTATAACGAAAGGAGCATATTATTTGAATGCTTCTTCTGCTGAAACAGTTGGGCATTCGCATTAA
- a CDS encoding cytochrome b5 domain-containing protein, producing the protein MTTDLSHLENQNLPFYTKSQLALRNGQDRSEIWCAYKNLIYDVSSSRLWLKGKHYEHWAGQDLTKELQNDAPHNENVFDKFDVVGILREN; encoded by the coding sequence ATGACTACTGATTTATCTCATTTAGAAAATCAAAATTTGCCATTTTATACCAAATCTCAACTTGCTTTAAGAAATGGACAAGACCGTTCAGAAATTTGGTGTGCCTATAAAAACTTAATTTATGATGTTTCCAGTTCTAGGCTGTGGCTAAAAGGAAAGCATTATGAGCATTGGGCAGGGCAAGACCTTACAAAAGAACTTCAAAATGATGCTCCTCATAATGAAAATGTATTTGATAAATTTGACGTAGTTGGAATATTGAGAGAAAATTAA
- a CDS encoding DUF2723 domain-containing protein: MGFNRLNTIVGWLIFLIATTVYVLTLENTASFWDCGEFIAVSYKLMAPHPPGAPFFLLVGRIFSLFALGDVLEVAFWINMLSALCSSFSILFLFWTITMLARRIVRPSLQKVMDAKTEKDLKQGLEAQENDYTLAQKIMVLGSGAIGALAYTFSDSFWFSAAEAEVYGMSSFFTAIVVWAIFKWERIDDERDSNRWLIFIAYLVGLSIGVHLLNLLALPALAYVYYFKKYKTESRLGWIMTFLAGTGIVVLITYGVIPGLPTIAAKFEVAFVNTFGLPFGSGALFFAIAFVAALVWGIIYSIKKQNVPLNTALISFAFIMIGYSTYSLILIRSNADTPINENSPKDIMSFVSYLKREQYGDRPLVYGRTFASERTGQDIGAAIYRKGEEKYEAFDHKFKVTYDPKGNMLMPRIYSQSGNHPQLYKEKLNLQDGERPTFVDNVKFLFSYQFGHMYFRYFMWNFAGRQGDDKEVGWLHPFEDLGKELPVDLATNKARDNFYMLPLILGIIGFIFQANKDQKGWWVTFLIFFIMGIGLVLYLNSPPVEPRERDYVYVGSFYAFSIWIGLGMLAIAEFLRKYTSGMAASSTALAVAMIIPTIMGVKGWDNHNRTGRYLSVDQARNTLAACEPNAILFTGGDNDTFPLWYVQDVEGFRTDVRVAVLSYFATDWYADQMTSKVNDSEPIPISLERKDYIQGKNDYLPYVGSRDGSEDKNINQPVNLETYIELLKKQDPRVMVQLQDGSSTGKLLSKKFALAIDKQDVLSKGFIPKGKENRIVDVMEFDIKGNNIYKNDLLLLDLIATNKWERPIYFNQTSANTINFNLREYLQMDGMVYRLMPIAAQDNGDLGEVNFEEMKKAVDEFQFRGMQTEGYYDDEYKKFGAQFRQVYFRLAQEYFERGDKEKAVETMDKAFEQLPVMNVPYSYYEPYFVQLYHMAEADDKAIALAEDISSRAMGNLNFVYSNNLNQFNYSDMVQRSSIQMRVLMQVYRQLDAMTTQEIQRLEAKKSIMKEEGKVVVDNDGNEVKLEFSDTDQTRLDSLKKRQAIFTDAIQKYSAAGGMQ, translated from the coding sequence ATGGGTTTTAATCGTCTTAATACTATTGTAGGTTGGCTAATCTTTTTGATTGCTACTACTGTTTATGTACTCACACTTGAAAACACGGCTAGTTTTTGGGATTGTGGAGAATTTATCGCTGTTTCGTACAAGCTCATGGCTCCTCACCCTCCTGGTGCGCCTTTCTTTTTGCTTGTCGGACGTATTTTTTCATTGTTTGCTTTAGGAGATGTTTTGGAGGTAGCATTTTGGATAAATATGCTTTCTGCTCTTTGTAGTAGTTTTTCTATTTTGTTTTTATTTTGGACAATAACGATGTTGGCTCGTCGTATTGTGCGTCCATCTTTACAGAAAGTAATGGATGCCAAAACAGAAAAAGACCTAAAACAAGGTTTGGAAGCACAAGAAAATGATTATACACTTGCTCAAAAAATAATGGTTTTGGGAAGTGGTGCTATTGGTGCATTGGCTTATACTTTTTCAGATTCGTTTTGGTTTTCGGCAGCAGAAGCAGAAGTTTATGGAATGTCGTCTTTTTTTACTGCGATTGTAGTATGGGCAATTTTTAAATGGGAACGCATTGATGATGAGAGAGATTCGAATCGTTGGCTTATTTTTATTGCTTATTTGGTTGGGCTTTCTATTGGAGTTCACCTTCTCAATTTGCTTGCTCTTCCAGCTTTGGCTTATGTTTATTATTTCAAAAAATACAAAACAGAAAGCCGTTTGGGTTGGATTATGACATTCTTGGCAGGAACAGGAATTGTAGTTTTGATTACTTATGGAGTAATTCCAGGGCTTCCAACGATAGCAGCAAAATTTGAAGTAGCTTTTGTAAATACTTTTGGTTTGCCATTTGGTTCGGGAGCTTTATTTTTTGCTATTGCTTTTGTTGCTGCTTTGGTTTGGGGAATTATTTATTCCATTAAAAAACAAAATGTACCATTAAATACAGCACTTATTTCATTTGCTTTCATTATGATAGGATATTCTACCTATTCACTTATTCTGATTCGTTCAAATGCAGACACACCAATCAATGAAAATAGTCCAAAAGATATAATGAGTTTTGTATCTTATTTGAAACGTGAACAATATGGCGACCGTCCTCTTGTTTATGGAAGAACATTTGCCTCTGAGCGTACAGGGCAAGATATTGGAGCTGCTATATACCGTAAAGGAGAAGAAAAATATGAAGCATTTGACCATAAGTTTAAAGTTACTTATGACCCAAAAGGAAATATGCTTATGCCTCGTATTTATAGCCAAAGTGGAAATCATCCACAACTCTATAAAGAAAAATTAAATTTGCAAGACGGAGAAAGACCAACTTTTGTTGATAATGTTAAATTCTTGTTCAGTTATCAATTTGGGCATATGTACTTCCGATACTTTATGTGGAATTTTGCAGGAAGACAAGGTGATGACAAAGAAGTTGGATGGCTTCATCCTTTTGAAGATTTGGGAAAAGAATTACCAGTAGATTTAGCGACAAATAAAGCAAGAGATAATTTTTATATGTTGCCTCTAATTTTGGGAATAATTGGATTTATTTTCCAAGCTAATAAAGATCAAAAAGGTTGGTGGGTTACTTTCCTTATCTTCTTTATTATGGGAATTGGTCTTGTGCTTTACCTCAATTCTCCTCCTGTTGAGCCTCGTGAACGTGATTATGTGTATGTAGGTTCGTTCTATGCTTTCTCCATTTGGATAGGTTTGGGAATGCTCGCCATAGCCGAATTTTTACGAAAATATACTTCTGGAATGGCTGCTTCTAGTACTGCTTTGGCTGTTGCAATGATTATTCCTACAATTATGGGCGTAAAAGGCTGGGACAATCACAACCGTACAGGACGTTATTTGTCAGTTGATCAAGCTAGAAATACATTAGCAGCCTGCGAACCAAATGCAATTTTGTTTACGGGTGGAGATAATGATACCTTCCCACTTTGGTATGTGCAAGATGTGGAAGGTTTCCGTACTGATGTCAGAGTAGCTGTTTTGAGTTATTTTGCAACAGATTGGTATGCCGACCAAATGACAAGTAAAGTAAATGACTCTGAACCAATTCCGATTTCATTAGAAAGAAAGGATTATATTCAAGGAAAAAATGATTACTTGCCTTATGTTGGAAGTAGAGATGGCTCAGAAGACAAAAATATCAATCAGCCAGTTAATTTAGAAACCTATATTGAACTTCTTAAAAAACAAGACCCTCGTGTAATGGTTCAGTTGCAAGACGGAAGTAGTACAGGAAAACTTCTTTCTAAGAAATTTGCTTTAGCAATCGATAAACAAGATGTTTTGTCAAAAGGATTTATTCCAAAAGGAAAAGAAAATCGCATTGTTGATGTAATGGAATTTGATATTAAAGGAAATAATATTTATAAAAATGACCTTTTATTATTAGATTTAATTGCAACTAACAAATGGGAACGTCCAATTTATTTCAATCAAACTTCTGCAAATACGATTAATTTCAATTTGAGAGAATATCTTCAAATGGACGGAATGGTGTATCGTTTGATGCCAATTGCTGCACAAGATAATGGCGATTTGGGAGAAGTTAATTTTGAAGAAATGAAAAAAGCTGTTGATGAGTTCCAATTTAGAGGAATGCAAACAGAAGGATATTATGATGACGAATACAAAAAATTCGGAGCGCAATTCCGTCAAGTTTATTTCCGTTTGGCTCAAGAATATTTTGAACGTGGCGATAAAGAAAAAGCTGTCGAAACGATGGATAAAGCCTTCGAACAGTTGCCAGTAATGAATGTTCCATATAGTTATTACGAACCTTATTTTGTTCAACTTTACCACATGGCTGAAGCTGATGATAAAGCGATTGCACTAGCAGAAGATATTTCTAGCCGTGCAATGGGGAATCTAAATTTTGTTTATAGCAACAATTTGAATCAGTTCAATTATAGTGATATGGTTCAGCGTAGTAGTATTCAAATGCGTGTTTTGATGCAGGTTTATCGTCAATTAGATGCCATGACAACACAAGAAATTCAGCGTTTGGAAGCCAAAAAGTCAATTATGAAAGAGGAAGGAAAAGTCGTAGTTGATAATGATGGAAATGAAGTAAAATTAGAATTTTCTGATACTGACCAAACTCGTTTGGACAGCCTCAAAAAACGCCAAGCAATATTTACTGATGCTATTCAAAAATATAGCGCAGCAGGTGGAATGCAGTAA
- a CDS encoding TolC family protein, which produces MKPSKTIILLFFLFIQFPVFSQTDSLKTSSLDKIIETAFSNNGLLQNNKLDIENAVLQQKGAFSVPKTNILLQYGNVQSSYNRDIMVNINQNFNPIGSISANKKAFQAQEKSAEANLNYQKNILKNQISQLYYKFVFLTQKNLLLQKQDSLWQTVEKIIKVQTGAGQTNKMELLTAQNQRLQLVNLKIMNENNLKMIFHDLQKLAQNELSFLETTNLFFDYEALFLNTSISDLALSDSENSMFTYFESQINLAQKQVVVERSKAMPELNLGYSSPSFDGEIGIYNFFHAGFAVPLVWREYNSKIQAAKIKEVQAQNELAYQKNAISEEKKAVLMKLQNIKTILESYQKQQLPQAEELIFLAKIRYKAGEISVLQLVQIQQQTLQTSLSYLETIENFNSTLAMWEFLNN; this is translated from the coding sequence ATGAAACCATCAAAAACAATAATACTTCTATTTTTTCTATTTATTCAGTTTCCTGTTTTTTCACAAACAGATTCCTTAAAAACATCTTCTTTAGATAAAATAATTGAAACTGCCTTTTCGAATAACGGCTTATTGCAGAACAATAAACTAGATATTGAAAATGCTGTTCTTCAACAAAAAGGAGCTTTTTCTGTTCCCAAAACGAATATTTTACTTCAATATGGAAATGTTCAAAGTAGTTATAATCGTGATATAATGGTTAATATTAATCAAAATTTTAATCCTATTGGTTCGATTTCAGCAAACAAAAAAGCCTTTCAAGCACAAGAAAAAAGTGCCGAAGCAAATCTGAATTATCAAAAAAATATTCTTAAAAATCAGATTAGTCAGCTTTATTATAAATTTGTTTTTTTGACACAAAAAAATCTGCTTTTACAAAAACAAGATAGTCTTTGGCAAACAGTTGAAAAAATTATAAAAGTACAAACTGGAGCAGGACAAACCAATAAAATGGAACTTCTAACAGCACAAAATCAACGTTTGCAGCTTGTAAATTTGAAGATAATGAACGAAAATAATCTAAAAATGATTTTTCATGATTTGCAAAAATTGGCTCAAAATGAACTTTCTTTTTTAGAAACAACAAATCTATTTTTTGATTATGAAGCTCTTTTTTTGAATACTTCCATTTCAGATTTGGCTCTTTCTGATTCTGAAAATTCAATGTTTACTTATTTTGAATCTCAAATAAATCTTGCACAAAAACAAGTTGTGGTAGAGCGTAGCAAAGCAATGCCAGAATTAAATTTGGGTTATTCTTCTCCCAGTTTTGATGGCGAAATTGGTATTTATAATTTTTTTCATGCTGGGTTTGCTGTTCCTTTGGTTTGGCGAGAATATAATTCTAAAATTCAAGCTGCAAAAATCAAAGAAGTACAAGCTCAAAACGAATTAGCGTATCAAAAAAATGCAATCTCGGAAGAGAAAAAAGCCGTTTTGATGAAATTACAAAATATTAAAACTATTTTGGAAAGCTATCAAAAACAGCAACTTCCACAAGCTGAAGAACTCATTTTTTTAGCCAAAATTAGATATAAAGCAGGTGAAATTTCAGTTTTACAGCTTGTTCAAATCCAACAACAGACTTTGCAAACTTCGCTTTCTTATCTTGAAACAATAGAAAATTTCAATAGTACATTAGCAATGTGGGAATTTTTGAATAACTAA
- a CDS encoding NAD(P)-dependent oxidoreductase, which yields MKKILKVLIVDKLHDSFNFHFSNNKIEYTYAFDWKDSKILNQIQNFDGLILRSRFVIDETFLNHTKDLLFIARVGSGTDGIDKKLLAKNNIELLTAPEGNRNAVTEHTLGLIFSVLNNFKKSQNQLTHFEWKREENRGIELTGKTVGIIGYGNVGRLLSKKLNALGCEVLVFDKRNKKQDDFAKIVTLKELQQKAQIVSIHIPLDDDINGENKNFHFVDATFFKNFENPIFFFNTSRGEVVNTEALLKYLKNGKIKGAGLDVLENEKLKTFTEIQKRQFEELMNMENVILTPHVAGWTFESYENLNKVLGQKINEFVEEYFTRNDN from the coding sequence ATGAAAAAAATACTAAAAGTACTTATTGTCGACAAATTACATGATTCATTTAATTTTCACTTTTCAAATAATAAAATAGAATATACTTATGCTTTTGACTGGAAAGATAGTAAAATTCTAAATCAGATACAAAATTTTGATGGATTAATCCTAAGAAGTAGATTTGTTATTGATGAGACTTTCTTAAATCATACTAAAGACTTACTCTTTATTGCTCGTGTAGGTTCTGGAACAGATGGAATAGATAAAAAATTGCTTGCCAAAAACAACATAGAATTACTTACAGCACCTGAAGGAAACCGAAATGCAGTTACTGAACATACTTTAGGTTTAATTTTTTCAGTATTGAATAATTTTAAGAAATCTCAAAATCAACTCACTCATTTTGAATGGAAAAGAGAAGAAAATAGAGGAATAGAACTAACAGGAAAAACTGTTGGAATAATAGGTTATGGAAATGTAGGCAGATTACTTTCTAAAAAATTAAATGCTTTAGGTTGTGAAGTTTTGGTATTTGATAAAAGAAATAAAAAACAAGATGACTTTGCCAAAATTGTTACTTTAAAAGAATTACAACAAAAAGCACAAATTGTATCCATTCATATTCCTTTGGATGATGATATTAATGGTGAAAATAAAAACTTTCATTTTGTTGATGCTACGTTTTTTAAAAACTTTGAAAATCCTATTTTTTTCTTTAATACTTCAAGAGGAGAAGTAGTGAATACAGAAGCTCTTTTGAAATATTTGAAAAATGGAAAAATAAAAGGAGCAGGTTTAGATGTTTTGGAAAATGAAAAATTAAAGACATTTACAGAAATTCAAAAGAGACAATTTGAAGAGCTTATGAATATGGAAAATGTAATACTGACTCCTCATGTGGCAGGTTGGACATTTGAGTCTTATGAAAATCTAAACAAAGTTTTAGGTCAGAAAATAAATGAGTTTGTAGAAGAGTATTTTACAAGAAATGATAACTAG